The region CAACACTGCCTTATCTTGCTCAGTCACTCTGCTAACTGGCTTCTTCGATTTTCCAAATAGGGCACCCATTGTGGTGACGCAAACCAAGCACTAAATCACAACTAACATCAAATTGACTGCCAAAACTTCTATAAATTTTGGTAATTATCATAAATacggtatttattttaatacaattttaagaCCCAACTCGAAATACACAAACAAATCCAAtccataaatgacactgacagatTGGGTGGGACGGCAGGCTGACTCTGACggaaattttatctttatagcCTGTGGCATTTGATTTGATGTCTACTCGCTTGGCTACTGGCCTAACTTCTACGCTATGTAATCTGTATGCATCTTAAATGTTCTTACTTATCTGTTCTGTGAACAAATATGGCCGTGAGCTGTGAGCAGTTTGTTTCTTTGTGAACTTTtggttattgaaaataatttttgtCTGGCTTGGTCTTCacaaattatttgtatttgtgaaGCGAAGAcatctattttattattgaattaattgcgtgacaaagtaatcttgCCATCATGGCGGTTATGGCAGCAGCGCAGTTGCTGGATGAGCTCATGGGGAGACATCGCAACACAAACCCGAATGAAAAGATCAAGAAACCCAACTGGGAAGATCCTGAGGTAAGTTGAAACATTATTACAATTTACCACACTTAGGCTGCTCATATTATGAGATTTTAAAATCGACATTGCTTGACAACAATGCCAGAGAGAGGAATCTATAACGACAAGCCGCAACCGCATTATGTTTTATCAATAATGTAGCGACGGCTCTGCAGTCTGCATGCATATACATCACTTATACCTCTATGTATAttcattaggtacttaccttatGTCTTCCGGATATTCCTATCAGTCCCAAATTCAACGAAAAACCTTAACTGTCCTCATTGGTTCCAGTACTGCAAATACTACATGGTGAAGTTCTGCCCGCACGACCTGTTCGTGAACACGCGCGCGGACCTGGGCGCGTGCCCCAAGGTGCACGACGACGAGGTCAAGGAACTCTTTGAGAAGGCCGAGAGCTCCTACAAGAAGTCTCAGTATGTGGAAGAGTTCCTGCGGTTCTGCCGCCACATGATCAACGATGTTGAGCGTGAGTTGTGGTTCTTGCATTGTTTGTTAAAGTATCCCAAAGAAAAGCAAGGTTAAAGTGTTTTGGTATAAGGACACAGAATCTTTTCACATAGAGTAAATGTGATGCAATGTGTACATGTTGAGCGGTGGAACATTACTGGATACTGGTACATAACTGTTATGTTTATtgtaacattttacttatcaatttatatttcaggaaaaatacaaaaaggcAAGCAGCGGTTAGAGTTGATGAATTCTAAGCCTGAAGGACCTCCAATGACTCAAGCTCAGACCGAAAAGAACCAAGAACAGGTAACTCTaccaaatacatatttaacatAGCACTAACAAAAAATGTCCCCTCCTACTGCACTATCGTATCGTACATACATAACTGTCTACCCATTCCAGGTGAAACTGCTATCAGAGAAGGTGACCTCCCTAATGCGCGACGCAGAGGAGGCGGGCACGCGCGGGGACATCGAGCAGGCGCAGGGGCTCATGAAGCTGTGCGACCGCCTCAAGGAGGAGAAGGACTCCCTCATCAAGCAGCAGGAGAACAGGTGAGCGAACATTCATGAGCCTGATTCTGACTGTGTCAACAGATgagaagaaaataattatttcgcAAGCAATATTTAAATGGTTTCTTCTGcgtaaattttaatttgttaatcAACCTCATCTACTGCATAATGGATGTGCGGGAGATTTAGGCCTTGTGATTGTGCAAAGTCAATATTCGATTTTTTCTTATGTTATTATAGGGTAAGCACTGCCGGTCAGTCGAATATAGGCATACAACTCTTATGGTTGTTTCTCTTGTCTACTACCCACCTTGATCAGCGCCCAAAAGCGGCAGTGTAGctagaaatatttatattcaaatGCATGCATGGTTTATTCACCTAGTAACAGTACATTCCTTCTCCATCAGCCACTGGTCGATGACGGCGGAGATGGCGGCGGCGCAGGAGAAGCAGATGGAGGTGTGCCCCGTGTGCGGCGCCTTCCTCATCGTGGGCGACGCGCAGCAGCGCATCGACGACCACCTGTCCGGCAAGCAGCACGTCGGGTGAGCACACTGGTCAACTACTaaactatatcccattccacagggaaagacatctgacacaCAAAAACTACTATTATTTGAATGTAATAaaggttctgtcagatgtcttaccccgtggaatgggatatagggACACAACTAGTGAACAATAACATCAGAGCTCTACTAGGCAGAGGTATGTACCAAAGTAGTCTTCCCAAATGAGGTGAGGTGTCAGCGGTTTCTTATTTATGGGCTAGCTGCAAACCAGCCCTTTGGCCTTAAGGCCagtgaaagaaaaaaatatagggaACACAATTTTTGACGTAACTTTATTTGGACTAATTAGatagattaaaaatatcaaaagttGTCACCCTTAGCCATTGAGCTATGGGAGAGGAGGGTGTGAAAGTCCAATCATTCGGTTTTTGGTATATATCTCTGAATTTCTGGTTAGTATAAACCCCTTTTAGTAATGTAACTCCTTGTTTgcgtacaaataaagaatatcaaTCTATTCGGTTTCAAACATCTTACCCAACCAACATCCCTATAACCCCAACCCCACCTTCCAGCTACTTCAAGCTCCGCCAAGCCTACGAAGCCATGGTGCAGATGCTCGAGAAAGAGACGCAAGAGaaggagcggcggcggcgcgaggAGCGCGAGCGAGAGAgaggcgcgcgcggcggcgggctcgGCTCCGGCCTCGGGAGGGAGCGGGACAGGGAGCGCGACGACAAGGACGGAAGGAAAGATAAGGATAGAGAGCGCAGTCGGTGAGTGTTGCGTAGGGTGTGTTACACAGTGTAAGCGGCGAGTTGTGCAGGTGTGTCTGTTGTATACTTAATAGTTACAGAGGGCAAatttttcaattaatttaatcCTTCAGGCGTTCTGCACAAAGTTTGTCGATATGTAGGATTACATgtctacttaagtataaataagaacaaaatataacagaaaatttataaatgatcCTGGCGCCTGACGGTCTAATTACGTTTCTCTGACAGCAGATTTTAGTTTAATATTGAAACGATTTGATTGAAAAATTTGCACTAAAATAACTGCATTGTGCAGTCTTTGGTGTTGTGTTagtttattaagttattagAGTGGCTGTACTTACCTGaaagtacatacttaattgTACTCAGGCTTTTTTCCGTACCTGAAAGTGATCAAGTTTCATACCAGATGCAGTCATGTGCATAAAGTAACTTTTAGACTGTTTTATTACATACTACTTTAAGTTATAAAATCTAGACTACCTTTTAGACTCCCTTTCATACTTATTCAGTTTGTGTACATCAAACCTATAAGTTTATCTCTGTACATTCTGTATCTCCCCACACCCCCGTCCCAACTTCAGCTCAGCGTACAAAACTCCACCTTATATCACATGTCACTAAATATGAGTGTGTGTTGCAGCCGCGACGACAAGGGGCGACACGACGACCGCGACAAGGAGCGCGAGCGCGACCGCGAGCGGCGACACCGCAAGGACCGACGTGAGTTGACACTATTCTCCTCAAATTGATATAGAAGGGTAGCTGAAAGGAGCTTTCCGCGTGACGTATCACTTGTTCCTTATAATACGTGCTACCTGGGCAGTTAGCGACTAACGGTAATCTGAGCAACAGAGTGATAAACCCTAAGCTAGTGTTTGTAACCGATTAGCTAAGAAGAATAATAGAAATGTCTGCGGAGTCGAcatgatggtgatgatggaAGTAGAGTGCCAAGAAAGACAGTTTTAGAGTCTCAGCGCATACCCCGTAATTCTAACGAATAACTTATCTGCTAGGTGTATTGCGTAgtgtatattaattaattaattttagttcATGAATACACTTTAAATATCTGTCATATCCTAAAAAAATACCCGTTTTGTTGTCAGGTTCTTCCCACGAGCGTTCGTCCCGCCGGCGCTCCCGCGAACGCCACTAGCACTCTGAGGTATCACATGCACCGCACCCGGTGAGTACCCCCTACTGCCCTCCTTGTCTAACACACGGCCTCCCGCCCGCCAGAGCGAGACGACACCTCTCACACACCCCCACTCTAACCGACCCGTCCAAACAACCAACCCAAACTGTTATAACGAGACAAGTAATAAAGTGAACACTGTTGTTTTACAGCCTTTATGCGTAGCGATACCAAAATAATCGAACTTCGGTATTTGGCATACGTACTCGCGTGTCGATAGTAGTTGTCTGCACGCCACGGACCCGCCAGGTATTTGATTGGTTATTGACAGGCGTCCACTCGATGCGGAAAGGTTTTAGCGAATCCGCGAACCTCGCAGACAAAATCGACCCTAGTGACGGACGATTAGGTTTATGTTCGCTCACTCGATCACCTTCAACCGTCTTTGATGCAGAGGTTCGTCGATAGAGACGTTAAATGCCGGCGTCGTTGCGAGGTATTCCTAACATAATCATGTCTGTCCAGTCCGGGAGATATCCGATACATCCACGCCAAGCGATCCAGGTACTCCCTACGAGCCTCATTCACTCTTTGAAAACAACATTTTGTTCCCTAAATTCCATTTAAACTCCAATCGTACGTCACATACGATCCAGGTTTCAATTAACCGTCCCATAAGCTGAAGCGTGATATAATAACTTTTACTAGGTTGCGTCGTTTCGTCTTAGTTGTAGCAGTGACATTGTTCGATTGATGTATGGCCACACTGGCCCCATGTAGTGCCTACTCATGGCCACACTGGCTGTAGTAATACCTACACATGGCCACACTGGCCACATGTGATGCTGTGTCACGGAGCGTGCGCTGCAGGTACCCTCGCCTTGTGTTGTGTAGCAGCCGGTTTTATAATCGATGCCCTTTTTGTCGCATTCTGATTGGACATAGTCTCCCGTCGATATCATCTTTGAGGTGGATTCTAAAGCTGTTTAGAAAATTGTGTGGAAACAAGAATATGTTCAAACAGGCATGCGGCGAACACGGCATCAGACAGTTTTACATTATGTACGGTATGGGATGTCTCGACGTCACgataaagcaatatttatattttattcagtagTCTCTTTGTACTGTTATATGTTTTCTTACGAACTTCGTAAGATCCTTCAAATAACAATGCTGTAACGTAATTCCAAAGACGAGGGTCACAAGTTTATTTACGTGTTCGTTATTGCAGTACCTACAACTTGTGTTTTGACATGAACTAGGTACAAACAAGTCGAGAACTAAAACTTAGTATCTAAATCTTCCGACTTTGACccaaaacatttttatttttattgcttcTTTACTTTTTATGTTTCGCGAGActttatttgtgcaataaataagaGTCTTTTTAGATGCTGTAGAGACAGGCAACATCTCATACCGTACTGTACCAAAACAAGTTGGAGTTACAACTGTGTCAAACTTACTGAATAAACCAAAAACTTGCTGCTTttctgaaaaaataacaacctACACTTTCACTCCTATATTACCTACCTGTTCCTGAATAACTGCGAATCGTGATGTTCTGAAACCGTGGAACCAACTTAAATTATTGTGAATTATTTCTTAATTAGGTACCACTTACCTATTACCtactgataataataataataagtgattatgtatttttgaGATTCGCAGTTGTTTGGTATCAGTGTTCAAGATCAACAGGTCAGAGGTCCCTTTATTAGCTTGCTGTTATGGACTTTTCAGTTGGCAGCGTCGCGTCGCCATAAAGAGGTACCTTTCACTTTAAGAACTCAGAAGAAGGCAGACGCAAGCGAAGCCGCCAGACTCGACCCCCAACGGCATTGAGGTgacttagaataataatttacaatctGTGAAacttgattataataaatgttagCTCGTTAATCCCAATTAGACTTAAATATGCATGTAGATTGCACCAAAATGGACCTGTTCTTATTTTCGCTTAAATGGTAAATGTTTGTATACATCTAGCTACCTCTTGAATATTGTTTGAAGCCGACACTGTTAGTATTGTACCGAGAATCCATCGCGGAGTGATTCAGGTATTTATCCAagttatttcttaatttttaatgtaaatgaTGTCACGtgagaataatgttagtatgaATTGCATACGTACGTGTGAACCTGTAGGCGACTAGGCGATACATTGAGAAGAATAAACTATTCGTTTTTAATTACtcgtttgttttaatttataaccCATACCCAATTAGCTAAAATCTAtgtgtgtaggtaggtacctaatctctaatttttaattggaaagaattctgacattttataagtgatgctactaaaaaagttctttaccgaaaaaaggaaaaattgcgatccatttctgggcaataattttttcttaatatttttgtacaaaaagataaatctaaatatttacttgctcaagtaaactaatacaaaaataacaaatatttcaatataatagctgttcccgcgagcttcgcttcgccttaataagttttcccgtgggaattccgcgataaaaagtaacatatatgttaatccagggtgtcagctaactccattccaaatttcattaaaatcggttcagccgttttgacgtgaaaaagtaacaaacatacacacatacatacatacatacatacacacatacacttacaaactttcgcatttataatatgaagtaggatcacgactcacgaccaatgtatcgaattaattttaattgctttattttattctttagcatggcatcacttcctactaaattcagggataataaacctttttaatcaatttcaaaaaaagattgtctattcggtaagtacatatatgttcggtatgtatgtaagattattggaactgcaccattGGCCCGCGCCGACGTGGCCGCCGCCCTCGCGCGCCTGCAGGCCAAGCCCTCCGCCGGCCCCGACGGCGTGCCTCCATACGTGTTGAAGGACTGTCGTGAGGTTTTTATAGAACCCCTACTCTACATTTATAACTGCAGCTTAAAAACAGCTATATACCCTGAACTGTGGAAGATCACCCGCGTCACTCCGGTTCCTAAGGGCAGGGTGGGATCGGACGTGAGTGGTTATAGGCCTGTGGCTGTCCTGTCGGTGTTTGCGAAGGTCTTTGAATCGGCGCTGCATAAAACAATGTATAATGAAATACAAAGTCATCTTTCTGAATGTCAACATGGGTTTAGACCAAACCACAGTACTTCTAGTAATCTTCTTCACTTCATGTCCTATGTCACTCCTTTAGTGGATGCAGGGGTACAAGTCGATGCAgcttattttgattttaggAAGGCCTTTGATACCGTGGATAATGATGTGCTGTTGAATAAGCTAGCTGCCATCGGGTGTACCCCGCATTCACTAACTTTCTTCAGTAGCTACCTTGATAATCGGAAACAGTACGTGCAATTTGGCAGCAGTTACTCGCAACCATATTGCACGTACTCGGGAGTAAGTCAGGGTAGCAACCTGGGCCCCCTTGAGTTTCTTATAATGATTAATGACCTTCCGAACATCGTACGGGACGCCACGTGCCTGTTGTTTGCGGACGATCTCAAGCTGTTGTTACGAATTGGTGACGAGGGTGATTGCGACCGGCTACAGGGGGATATAGATAGAGTGGTACAGTGGAGTCACGAGAACAAGCTGCATTTCAACGCATCGAAGTGCATGCAGATCTCCTTcagccgcgcgcgcgccccgcgACAGCGCCAGTACACGCTGGCCGGCGGCGCCGCGCTGCAGCAGGTCACTTCGGTGCGGGATCTGGGAGTCCGGATCTCATCGGACGTATCTTTTCGTGATCACATTGTAGACACGTGTAAAAGTGCTTTCAAAATTTTAGGTTTTGTGCTCCGTAGGTGCCATGGCTTTACAGATATAAGTGCTGTGAAGGCATTGTACAACGCATTAGTGAGGAGTAAATTAGAGTGCAACGCAATCATATGGGCTCCACATGAAGCTAAATATAGTTTGATGTTGGAGAGAATACAGAATAAGTTTTTAAGATTTAT is a window of Plutella xylostella chromosome 17, ilPluXylo3.1, whole genome shotgun sequence DNA encoding:
- the LOC105398471 gene encoding luc7-like protein 3 — encoded protein: MAVMAAAQLLDELMGRHRNTNPNEKIKKPNWEDPEYCKYYMVKFCPHDLFVNTRADLGACPKVHDDEVKELFEKAESSYKKSQYVEEFLRFCRHMINDVERKIQKGKQRLELMNSKPEGPPMTQAQTEKNQEQVKLLSEKVTSLMRDAEEAGTRGDIEQAQGLMKLCDRLKEEKDSLIKQQENSHWSMTAEMAAAQEKQMEVCPVCGAFLIVGDAQQRIDDHLSGKQHVGYFKLRQAYEAMVQMLEKETQEKERRRREERERERGARGGGLGSGLGRERDRERDDKDGRKDKDRERSRRDDKGRHDDRDKERERDRERRHRKDRRSSHERSSRRRSRERH